Proteins encoded in a region of the Paenibacillus sp. E222 genome:
- a CDS encoding ABC transporter substrate-binding protein, whose translation MKYRNWLKAALITTLTASMLSACGGANNEGASAGSANQNAGETINLTLWGAVPAEAGPQEVIDSWNKENPDIQVEYFRYVNDDPGNLKLDTALMTGQDADLFVNYAINRLQKRVDAGVALDLSSRTDYNIDEQMGVDAAQWKIGDKYYGIPTKKNMLFIWLNKSMLDEAGLPIPPVDWTWDDLREYSKALTKSNVYGLMQHDAAFTAAIDGTIAGLGVTTPEGTSNFNNDLWKKQLQIVHDMMFVDNSTPEYGEQVTSKMPVDTMFLKGEAAMLAAGEFIFRNANNLKEFPHDFKIAFATIPKVSADQKDYKYAGGLGDMLSVNAKSKHQDAAWKFAKWYADGGMLPMASGGRLPSSKSVDNKQAMDLLLKGVEDKYDTESMNSVVFGEFPSFQLNVPQQALDARKEEYEKYFLNEQDIDTTLKNMAKRHQEYIK comes from the coding sequence ATGAAATATAGAAATTGGTTAAAGGCAGCTTTGATTACGACTTTGACAGCTTCGATGCTCAGCGCATGCGGAGGGGCTAACAACGAAGGAGCGAGTGCGGGATCGGCGAATCAAAATGCTGGTGAGACCATTAATCTCACACTTTGGGGAGCTGTTCCTGCCGAGGCAGGACCTCAAGAAGTGATTGACAGCTGGAACAAAGAAAATCCTGACATTCAGGTCGAGTACTTCCGTTATGTAAATGATGACCCCGGCAACCTGAAGCTGGATACGGCGCTCATGACGGGTCAGGACGCAGACTTGTTCGTCAACTACGCGATTAACCGTTTACAGAAACGTGTTGATGCAGGAGTCGCTTTGGATCTGAGCAGCAGAACTGATTACAACATCGACGAGCAAATGGGGGTAGACGCCGCTCAATGGAAAATCGGGGATAAGTATTATGGCATTCCGACAAAGAAAAACATGTTATTCATCTGGCTTAACAAAAGCATGCTGGATGAAGCCGGTCTTCCGATTCCTCCCGTTGATTGGACATGGGATGACTTGAGGGAATATTCGAAAGCGCTAACAAAATCAAATGTGTACGGTCTTATGCAGCATGATGCTGCCTTTACCGCTGCAATTGACGGTACCATTGCGGGCCTTGGCGTAACCACGCCGGAAGGAACATCTAACTTCAATAATGATCTTTGGAAAAAGCAGCTTCAAATCGTGCATGACATGATGTTTGTAGACAATTCGACACCCGAATATGGTGAACAAGTAACCAGCAAAATGCCGGTAGATACAATGTTCCTCAAAGGGGAGGCAGCGATGTTAGCCGCAGGAGAATTTATTTTCCGCAACGCCAATAACCTGAAGGAATTTCCGCATGACTTCAAAATCGCATTCGCTACAATTCCGAAAGTATCTGCCGATCAAAAGGACTATAAATATGCTGGCGGTTTAGGTGACATGCTCTCCGTTAATGCAAAATCCAAGCATCAGGATGCGGCATGGAAATTCGCAAAGTGGTATGCGGACGGCGGAATGTTGCCGATGGCGAGCGGAGGACGTCTTCCATCCTCGAAGAGCGTCGATAACAAGCAGGCGATGGACCTGCTGCTCAAGGGTGTTGAAGACAAATACGATACAGAGTCGATGAATAGCGTTGTGTTCGGAGAGTTCCCATCATTCCAGCTAAATGTACCGCAGCAAGCGCTGGATGCCCGCAAGGAAGAATACGAGAAATACTTCCTGAATGAGCAGGATATCGATACAACGCTTAAGAATATGGCCAAACGCCATCAGGAATATATCAAATAA
- a CDS encoding carbohydrate ABC transporter permease: MKRNSWIRKQGWVGYVFILPNMLGILAFFILPALYSFFMMFTDYQFANPNWTFTGLDNIKRLFGDDQFYASIKYTIIFLMSVPVSLAIAFLVALVLNRSVYLKGLLRGMFFLPYISSGVAVAFVWMLLFQPSQGPINEVLRFIGIVSPPGWFADSSSAMYAIDVVQIWFMLGYNMIIYLAALQEISTEQLEAARIDGAGKATITWRIVWPLVSPTTFMLLITGLIMTVKSFSLIQAITGGGPSGSTTILSLFVYKTAFSYYEMGYASTISWFLFAVILVITIIQWVGQKRWVHY; encoded by the coding sequence GTGAAAAGGAACAGCTGGATTCGGAAACAAGGCTGGGTGGGCTACGTATTTATTTTGCCTAATATGCTCGGTATCCTCGCATTTTTTATTCTGCCAGCCTTGTACTCCTTCTTTATGATGTTCACGGACTATCAATTCGCCAATCCGAATTGGACGTTCACCGGGTTAGATAATATCAAACGCCTTTTTGGTGATGATCAGTTCTATGCTTCAATTAAATATACAATCATATTCCTGATGTCCGTTCCGGTCTCATTGGCAATTGCATTTCTCGTTGCTCTTGTGCTTAACCGGAGCGTGTATTTGAAAGGATTGCTTAGAGGCATGTTCTTCCTGCCATATATCTCTAGCGGTGTTGCCGTTGCTTTTGTATGGATGCTGCTGTTCCAGCCGTCCCAGGGGCCGATTAATGAAGTGCTTCGCTTTATCGGCATTGTATCGCCTCCCGGCTGGTTCGCTGATTCGAGTTCGGCGATGTATGCCATTGACGTCGTGCAGATATGGTTTATGTTAGGCTACAACATGATTATCTATCTGGCAGCCCTGCAGGAGATTTCGACCGAGCAACTTGAAGCCGCACGTATCGACGGTGCAGGGAAAGCGACTATTACATGGAGGATTGTATGGCCGCTTGTTAGTCCAACGACATTTATGCTACTGATTACGGGGCTGATTATGACGGTCAAATCCTTCTCTCTCATCCAAGCGATTACGGGCGGCGGCCCAAGCGGAAGCACCACGATTCTGTCGCTGTTCGTCTACAAAACGGCATTTAGCTATTATGAGATGGGCTATGCATCAACCATTTCCTGGTTCCTGTTTGCAGTTATTCTTGTCATTACCATAATCCAATGGGTCGGCCAAAAACGCTGGGTCCATTACTAG
- a CDS encoding carbohydrate ABC transporter permease → MFRTTKTRSVKLSVTILMLIAGLFMIVPFLWMLSTSFQTPSEVFRQWLPSKLDWTSHKRIWTGNYNFLPYYLNSIKIAVIGTAGAVFLSAFAAYGFARTEFKGRNTLFIVYLSMMMIPPQVVFVPKFILFNWLHIYNTHWALILPAMFSIFGVFMLRQFFLSIPNEITESALLDGAGHFRIFFKLVLPLAKPALATFAIIDFSWQWNDYENALVFLQSPKLYTIPLGLQNFVLENNVDYNGMMAASSAAIIPMILIFLLGQKYIIQGVSSSAVKG, encoded by the coding sequence ATGTTTAGAACAACGAAGACACGCTCGGTTAAGCTTTCTGTCACGATCCTCATGTTAATTGCAGGGTTGTTTATGATTGTTCCTTTTCTATGGATGCTCAGTACTTCCTTCCAGACCCCGAGTGAAGTATTCCGTCAATGGCTTCCTTCGAAGCTCGACTGGACCAGCCATAAGCGAATCTGGACGGGGAACTATAATTTTCTCCCTTATTATTTGAACTCCATTAAGATTGCTGTGATTGGTACAGCTGGTGCTGTTTTTTTGTCGGCCTTTGCTGCTTATGGCTTCGCCCGTACGGAATTTAAAGGACGTAATACTCTCTTCATCGTGTATCTATCCATGATGATGATTCCTCCTCAAGTCGTTTTTGTTCCGAAGTTTATCCTGTTTAACTGGCTTCATATTTATAACACACATTGGGCATTAATTCTGCCAGCCATGTTCTCGATATTTGGTGTATTTATGCTCCGTCAATTCTTTCTCAGTATTCCGAACGAGATTACAGAATCTGCATTACTCGATGGTGCGGGTCATTTTCGGATTTTCTTCAAGCTGGTGTTACCGTTAGCCAAACCAGCGCTTGCAACGTTTGCGATTATCGATTTTTCCTGGCAGTGGAATGATTATGAGAATGCTCTGGTTTTCCTGCAGAGTCCAAAGCTTTATACAATTCCGCTTGGTTTACAAAATTTCGTTCTGGAAAACAACGTTGACTATAACGGCATGATGGCAGCTTCTTCCGCAGCGATTATCCCTATGATTTTAATCTTTCTGCTTGGTCAGAAATATATTATTCAAGGCGTATCCAGTTCAGCTGTAAAAGGCTAA
- a CDS encoding FAD-dependent oxidoreductase translates to MRREKLLFDVTVIGGGLSGICAAIAAARLGQKVALVHNRPVLGGNSSSEVRVWVCGATGHGVNRYARETGIMGELFIQNQQRNPEGNPYLWDVTLLEAVRAEPNLTLFMNTDVREVEADGEKDARIIRSVKGWMMGSEREITFESEMFLDCTGDGLVGFLAGAAYRIGREARHEFGEEWAPEVADDITLGSTLLFYTKDTGKPVRFVAPSFAKDITTTPIPLKRVIRSGDSGCHYWWIEWGGELDTVHENEQIRDELWSVIYGVWDYIKNSGKFQAEEMTLEWVGSIPGKREYRRFLGDTILTQNDVISQRPFDDRVAFGGWSIDLHPPQGMYASESGSKHLHADGIYHIPFGSLYSRNVSNLLFAGRNISASHVAFGTTRVMATCAVMGEAAGVGAALSVIKGITPRELREQHLTELQQTMLRTDASIIGLRNMDSADIARKGTITASSTMTRISINEPSEEYRLVADVGWLFPTEGGIEGFRLLVSAREATSLTIELWDTGRHENYVPANFKQALDIQVDVGEEQWLDVPADSAMIGGDPCNVFVIVRANEAVSLYTSAVPISGVLAFERGVKPIVSSDLEDHQPNQPIIEWSMKRLVRKPFCFAVETGAYSPDKVINGYVRPFGGPQLWVSEPIANGREEWVEVNLPEPVDIREIHLTFNDDVNEDLINLHHHETPFLTIPELVKSYEVQAYINGQWERIAGDNHNLTRKKIHRLENPILSKRIRVIIKETHGGDRAEVYEIRLYVSHR, encoded by the coding sequence ATGAGACGCGAAAAACTATTATTCGATGTTACGGTCATTGGCGGAGGACTTTCCGGGATTTGTGCCGCTATTGCAGCGGCAAGATTAGGTCAAAAGGTTGCACTTGTGCATAATCGTCCTGTACTTGGCGGCAATTCCAGCTCCGAGGTACGTGTATGGGTATGCGGTGCAACGGGGCATGGCGTGAATCGTTATGCACGGGAGACCGGCATTATGGGTGAATTATTCATTCAGAATCAACAACGGAATCCGGAAGGCAACCCTTATTTGTGGGACGTTACTTTGCTGGAGGCAGTAAGAGCCGAACCTAATCTCACTTTGTTTATGAATACAGATGTTAGAGAAGTAGAAGCAGACGGTGAGAAGGATGCAAGGATAATTCGTAGCGTGAAAGGCTGGATGATGGGCTCCGAGCGTGAGATTACGTTTGAAAGTGAGATGTTCCTTGACTGTACAGGTGACGGACTCGTCGGATTTCTCGCTGGAGCAGCATACCGGATTGGCCGTGAAGCCCGTCATGAGTTCGGGGAAGAATGGGCACCGGAAGTTGCTGATGATATTACGCTTGGCAGCACACTGCTGTTCTATACGAAAGATACCGGAAAACCGGTACGGTTTGTAGCCCCATCGTTTGCTAAAGACATTACGACAACCCCCATTCCGCTAAAGCGTGTGATCCGCAGTGGAGATTCGGGCTGTCATTACTGGTGGATTGAATGGGGCGGAGAGCTGGATACGGTACATGAGAATGAGCAGATTCGGGATGAGTTATGGTCTGTTATTTATGGCGTTTGGGATTATATTAAGAACTCCGGCAAGTTTCAGGCCGAGGAGATGACGTTGGAATGGGTGGGCTCGATTCCAGGCAAACGCGAATACCGCCGCTTCCTTGGTGATACGATTCTGACGCAAAATGATGTTATCTCTCAACGCCCATTCGACGACCGCGTCGCCTTTGGCGGTTGGTCCATCGACCTGCATCCCCCACAAGGGATGTATGCAAGCGAGAGCGGCTCCAAGCATCTGCATGCAGATGGCATTTATCATATTCCGTTTGGGAGCCTGTATTCCCGCAATGTCAGCAATCTGCTGTTTGCGGGACGTAATATCAGTGCATCGCATGTTGCATTCGGAACAACCCGCGTCATGGCAACTTGTGCGGTAATGGGAGAAGCCGCAGGTGTAGGCGCTGCCTTGTCGGTAATTAAAGGTATCACGCCTCGTGAGCTGCGTGAGCAGCATTTAACCGAATTGCAGCAAACGATGTTGCGGACCGATGCCTCAATTATAGGACTGAGAAATATGGATTCCGCTGACATTGCGAGAAAGGGGACCATCACGGCTTCAAGCACGATGACCCGAATTTCGATCAACGAACCTTCGGAGGAGTACCGGCTGGTCGCTGACGTTGGATGGCTGTTCCCGACCGAGGGTGGAATTGAAGGATTTAGGCTGTTGGTCTCTGCCCGAGAAGCGACAAGTTTGACTATTGAACTGTGGGACACAGGTCGCCATGAGAATTATGTACCGGCAAACTTCAAGCAAGCTTTGGACATCCAAGTCGATGTAGGTGAGGAGCAATGGTTGGATGTGCCTGCAGACAGTGCAATGATTGGAGGCGATCCTTGCAATGTATTTGTCATTGTTCGGGCGAATGAAGCAGTTAGTCTCTACACATCAGCTGTCCCGATAAGTGGTGTCCTCGCCTTTGAGAGAGGGGTCAAACCAATAGTCAGCTCCGATCTGGAGGATCATCAGCCAAATCAGCCAATTATCGAATGGTCGATGAAGCGCCTTGTCCGAAAGCCATTTTGTTTTGCAGTTGAGACTGGCGCGTATTCACCTGATAAAGTCATCAACGGCTATGTTCGTCCGTTTGGCGGTCCACAGCTGTGGGTATCAGAACCCATCGCTAATGGCCGTGAAGAATGGGTTGAAGTCAACCTTCCAGAACCAGTGGATATTCGGGAAATTCACCTTACTTTTAATGACGATGTTAATGAGGATTTGATCAATTTGCATCATCATGAAACACCGTTTCTGACCATTCCGGAGTTGGTTAAGAGCTATGAGGTGCAGGCTTATATTAATGGGCAATGGGAACGTATTGCTGGTGATAACCATAACCTTACTCGCAAAAAGATTCATCGTCTTGAGAATCCGATACTATCCAAACGGATTAGGGTCATCATCAAGGAAACGCACGGGGGCGATCGGGCAGAAGTGTACGAAATTCGACTATATGTTTCTCATAGATGA
- a CDS encoding helix-turn-helix domain-containing protein, producing the protein MEEVDESKQLVLQIGAALKRYRKENNMSLDDLAELTGVSKLTLGNIERGETNPTLAMIWKISKGISLPLLALFKSEEPVSLYRAGEGLRFSNEQKNWVIEPVFKNASSDIEMCRAYIQPNSSYHPEGHHVNTTEIATVMTGSIEIQVNEEIHTLNQYDTISFRADSPHSYTNHTNSETVLHIALKYGF; encoded by the coding sequence ATGGAAGAAGTCGATGAATCCAAACAACTTGTATTACAAATTGGTGCTGCCTTAAAAAGGTACAGAAAAGAAAACAACATGAGCTTAGATGACTTAGCGGAATTGACAGGCGTGAGCAAACTTACTTTGGGAAATATCGAACGTGGAGAGACAAATCCAACTTTGGCGATGATCTGGAAAATTTCCAAAGGCATATCTTTACCACTCTTGGCTTTGTTCAAATCAGAAGAGCCTGTAAGTTTGTATCGAGCCGGCGAAGGACTGCGTTTTTCTAATGAACAAAAAAATTGGGTTATTGAGCCCGTCTTTAAAAATGCTAGCAGCGATATTGAAATGTGTCGGGCTTACATACAGCCCAATAGCTCCTATCACCCTGAAGGACATCATGTGAATACAACTGAAATTGCGACCGTAATGACGGGATCTATTGAAATTCAAGTCAATGAAGAGATTCACACATTGAATCAATACGATACGATTAGTTTCCGTGCTGATTCTCCACACTCTTATACCAATCATACCAATAGTGAAACCGTGCTGCATATAGCCTTGAAGTATGGTTTCTAA
- a CDS encoding MFS transporter gives MLNNQNTKALPSSIGFIILGIIFIAANLRTPLTSVGPLVSLIRDDVHISNTLAGLITTLPLLAFALLSPLVPKLGRKYGVERIILLALIFLTIGIVIRSLSGEANLYIGTAILGFAIAICNVLLPSIIKRDFPNKIGSMTGLYSVSMCLCGAIASGISVPLAVNAGLKWQGALGIWGILSFVAILCWLPQLRNQSKPTVTTSQQRASNDVSVWRSPLAWQVTLFMGIQSMVFYVLIAWLPEILKQQGIDSTQSGWYLSIMQLALLPFTFIVPVIAGRMSSQRLLVVITTILLLTGTLGLLYGSSNIILLWIILLGIGGGFAFSLSMMFFGLRTENAHQAAELSGMAQSIGYLLAAIGPALIGYLHDATNSWDMPLFILLGASVLLLLAGMGAARNRFVGSGSSYELPRKG, from the coding sequence ATGCTGAACAATCAAAATACAAAAGCCCTACCATCCTCTATAGGGTTTATCATTCTTGGCATTATTTTTATTGCTGCTAATTTACGTACTCCCTTAACATCAGTGGGTCCTTTAGTGAGTCTAATAAGGGATGACGTTCATATTTCAAATACATTAGCGGGCTTGATAACGACTTTACCCTTGCTTGCCTTTGCTTTATTATCACCTCTAGTACCCAAATTAGGCCGAAAATATGGGGTGGAACGTATCATTTTGCTTGCCCTAATTTTTTTGACAATTGGTATTGTAATACGTTCTTTATCTGGTGAAGCCAATCTGTATATTGGAACAGCCATTCTCGGATTTGCAATTGCCATATGTAATGTATTATTGCCAAGTATAATCAAAAGAGATTTCCCTAATAAAATTGGCTCTATGACAGGTCTCTACTCTGTTTCAATGTGTTTATGTGGAGCCATCGCATCAGGAATCAGTGTACCGCTAGCAGTGAACGCAGGTCTTAAATGGCAGGGAGCGTTAGGAATATGGGGGATTCTAAGTTTTGTAGCCATTCTCTGTTGGTTACCCCAATTAAGAAATCAATCGAAGCCAACAGTCACGACAAGTCAACAGAGGGCCAGTAACGATGTGAGTGTTTGGCGTTCCCCTCTTGCATGGCAAGTAACCTTGTTTATGGGTATACAGTCTATGGTTTTCTATGTGTTAATCGCATGGTTACCTGAAATTTTAAAGCAGCAAGGAATTGATTCGACCCAATCAGGTTGGTACCTCTCGATAATGCAATTAGCACTGCTTCCATTTACATTTATTGTTCCTGTTATTGCAGGGCGCATGTCTAGCCAACGTTTGTTAGTGGTTATCACTACCATTTTGCTTTTGACGGGAACGCTCGGGCTTCTTTACGGAAGCTCCAATATCATATTATTGTGGATCATATTACTGGGAATTGGTGGGGGCTTCGCCTTTAGTTTATCCATGATGTTTTTCGGGTTACGCACTGAAAATGCACATCAAGCTGCGGAACTGTCTGGCATGGCGCAATCGATCGGATATCTTCTTGCCGCAATTGGTCCTGCCCTTATAGGATATCTGCATGATGCGACAAATAGTTGGGATATGCCGCTTTTCATTTTGCTTGGCGCTTCGGTCTTACTCTTGTTAGCCGGAATGGGGGCAGCAAGAAACCGTTTTGTAGGTAGCGGAAGTAGTTATGAGCTGCCACGGAAAGGATGA
- a CDS encoding universal stress protein, whose translation MFNKIIVAIDQAEITNKLLNATVEIARDKQSQVTLVNVSQEYVSNGMTYLPENFLEEILNEMKKASLEKLQQAKSKLKSVGINSETVLLKGDPSHEILKYAKDTEQQLIIIGSRGLSGIKEMMLGSVSHKVSQLSKCPVLIVH comes from the coding sequence ATGTTTAACAAAATTATTGTGGCCATTGATCAAGCTGAAATAACGAACAAACTTCTCAATGCAACCGTTGAAATAGCCCGAGACAAACAAAGCCAAGTTACCTTGGTTAATGTTAGTCAGGAATATGTATCGAATGGTATGACCTATTTACCAGAGAATTTCTTGGAAGAAATATTGAACGAAATGAAGAAAGCGAGTCTGGAAAAGTTGCAACAAGCCAAATCCAAATTAAAATCTGTGGGGATTAACTCAGAAACAGTTCTTCTTAAGGGAGATCCTTCACATGAAATATTAAAATATGCAAAGGATACTGAGCAGCAACTTATTATAATTGGAAGCCGGGGGCTAAGTGGCATAAAAGAAATGATGCTTGGAAGTGTCAGCCACAAGGTTTCACAGTTGTCAAAATGCCCAGTCCTCATTGTGCACTAA
- a CDS encoding multidrug effflux MFS transporter — MMKSKSNNWNVFGLALLLGLFSTLGPFTIDMYLPAFPEIAGNFNTSASLVQFSLTACLLGLGMGQLVMGPLSDAHGRRKPLLISMAAYIICSLACAYAPNIGLLILFRFTQGFAASAGIVISRAIARDLYSGHELTKFFSLLLLVGNLGPLAAPIAGSGILSFTSWIGVFISLSFLGVFLLIMTKWSLKESNPPERRMAPDFKQQLGNYKTLLRDRKFVGYMLAQGIMTAGVFAYVAGTPFIYQNIYGVTPTVFAILFASNGISLIIGSQIVGRLAQRIPEQTLLLAGLWLALAASAAALVVTIVHGPLFALVIPLFFFVCSIGITSTAAFPLAMESQAKMAGSAAALLGVVPFLLGALVAPLVGIAGEDTAVPLGLTLLMTSLVAILTYFLLVKNISHQTPQHAQSDPDFN; from the coding sequence ATGATGAAGAGCAAGAGCAATAATTGGAATGTATTTGGCCTGGCATTGCTGCTGGGTTTATTTTCAACATTAGGTCCATTTACGATTGATATGTATTTACCGGCTTTCCCTGAGATTGCAGGGAATTTCAATACAAGCGCATCACTTGTTCAGTTTAGTCTTACTGCTTGTTTATTAGGGTTAGGTATGGGACAACTCGTTATGGGTCCTTTGAGTGATGCTCACGGTAGACGCAAACCGTTGTTAATCTCCATGGCGGCCTATATTATTTGCTCCTTGGCGTGCGCATATGCTCCTAATATCGGGCTCTTGATTTTGTTTCGTTTCACTCAAGGATTTGCGGCCTCAGCAGGGATTGTCATTTCTCGTGCGATAGCTAGGGACCTTTATAGTGGACATGAACTTACTAAATTCTTCTCTTTGCTGCTGCTTGTAGGGAATTTAGGGCCCTTGGCAGCACCGATCGCTGGAAGTGGTATTCTTTCATTCACGTCATGGATTGGTGTGTTTATCTCACTCTCATTTTTGGGCGTTTTCTTATTAATAATGACCAAATGGAGTTTGAAAGAGTCCAACCCGCCTGAACGACGTATGGCTCCCGACTTCAAGCAGCAGTTGGGGAATTACAAAACGCTTCTACGTGACCGCAAATTTGTTGGTTATATGCTGGCACAGGGAATCATGACGGCTGGCGTCTTTGCATATGTAGCGGGAACACCATTTATTTACCAAAATATTTATGGAGTCACACCAACTGTATTTGCTATATTATTTGCCTCGAACGGGATCAGCTTGATTATCGGTTCTCAAATCGTGGGACGGTTGGCACAACGTATACCGGAGCAGACCCTTCTATTAGCTGGACTCTGGCTTGCTTTGGCGGCAAGCGCTGCTGCATTGGTGGTAACTATAGTTCATGGTCCGCTGTTCGCTTTGGTCATTCCATTGTTCTTCTTCGTTTGCTCCATAGGGATTACGTCTACTGCGGCTTTCCCGCTTGCCATGGAGAGTCAAGCCAAGATGGCTGGAAGTGCAGCAGCACTGCTCGGAGTTGTTCCTTTCCTTCTAGGTGCCCTCGTTGCTCCTCTGGTTGGTATCGCAGGTGAAGACACTGCTGTCCCGTTAGGACTCACTTTATTAATGACGAGTCTTGTTGCGATTCTTACTTACTTCCTACTCGTTAAAAACATCTCGCATCAAACCCCACAACATGCTCAGTCTGATCCTGACTTTAATTGA
- a CDS encoding AraC family transcriptional regulator: MGPAHIRKREGFEEQKLYVLPEYWMKELEQEELTSTLFITDIGYFPNAQYHFRERLEGSPSHIFIFCEAGEGWVELNHGERMMMQQGDMMIIPPETAHCYGAMQKNPWSIYWFHFKGSHANRLVKMFGLSNASLSLSPSGKARLMEWFVPTYEMLAERTYALITHIHVAQTTRQLLSGIGLNAVKSAQEKKRESYLEQAIQYMNVHMSDSISLTELAMHVGVSKQHLIFLFNSETGVAPIEYFLRLKIQRAGHLLDLTELSIKEVSYAVGISDPYYFSRLFKKISGYSPSSYRKIPKG; this comes from the coding sequence ATGGGGCCAGCCCATATTCGCAAGCGTGAGGGATTTGAAGAGCAGAAGCTATATGTACTTCCGGAATATTGGATGAAAGAACTGGAACAAGAAGAACTGACCTCTACCTTATTCATTACGGATATCGGCTATTTTCCCAACGCTCAGTATCATTTCAGGGAACGTCTGGAAGGCAGTCCATCACATATTTTCATTTTTTGTGAAGCGGGAGAAGGATGGGTTGAGCTGAATCATGGAGAGCGAATGATGATGCAGCAGGGAGATATGATGATCATCCCACCCGAAACTGCACATTGTTACGGGGCAATGCAGAAGAATCCATGGAGTATCTACTGGTTTCATTTCAAAGGCAGCCATGCGAATCGATTGGTGAAGATGTTTGGTTTGTCTAACGCCTCTCTCTCTTTATCGCCAAGCGGCAAAGCCCGTTTAATGGAATGGTTCGTCCCTACTTATGAAATGCTGGCCGAGCGGACATATGCTCTGATTACCCACATACATGTGGCCCAAACGACAAGACAGTTGCTTTCCGGGATTGGCTTAAATGCCGTCAAATCAGCACAAGAGAAGAAACGTGAATCTTACCTGGAACAGGCAATTCAATACATGAATGTACATATGAGCGACTCTATTTCTCTTACAGAGTTGGCTATGCATGTCGGGGTATCGAAGCAGCACCTGATCTTTCTGTTTAATTCTGAAACGGGTGTCGCTCCGATCGAATATTTCCTCCGGCTCAAGATTCAGCGGGCTGGTCATCTTCTGGATCTTACCGAACTGAGTATTAAGGAAGTCAGCTATGCAGTGGGCATTAGTGATCCCTATTATTTCTCCCGCCTCTTCAAAAAAATATCGGGATACTCCCCTTCCAGCTATCGGAAGATCCCGAAGGGCTAA